In Geotrypetes seraphini chromosome 4, aGeoSer1.1, whole genome shotgun sequence, a single window of DNA contains:
- the LOC117360048 gene encoding cilia- and flagella-associated protein 161-like isoform X2, with amino-acid sequence MEGFMGQANKKLLIIHSKTNRCLAVLRKHAQWTFFGKEFEVATHTYMNSHKVEEDLNHWILVTANPSDDVHTMYDRPEPPFEK; translated from the exons GCAAATAAAAAACTTCTTATAATTCATAGCAAAACAAATCGATGTCTGGCAGTCCTGAGAAAGCATGCCCAATG GACATTCTTTGGAAAAGAGTTTGAAGTTGCTACTCATACCTACATGAATTCCCATAAAGTTGAAGAAGATTTGAACCACTGGATTTTAGTCACTGCTAATCCTAGTGATGATGTACATACCATGTATGACAGACCTGAACCTCCTTTTGAAAAATAG